The Aggregatilinea lenta genome includes a region encoding these proteins:
- a CDS encoding response regulator, with translation MDDSASVREGLAISLEAFPDLDLVAEAANGAEAIRLCEQVQPDIVLMDLAMPGIDGVATTRAIRKALPDTHVIVLTGVREKSMIQSALQAGAIGYLLKNVSVSALVNTIQSVYNTGSSGLMRQGLESPL, from the coding sequence GTGGACGACAGCGCCTCGGTGCGCGAGGGGTTAGCCATATCTCTGGAGGCCTTTCCGGATCTCGATCTGGTCGCCGAAGCAGCCAATGGTGCTGAAGCAATCCGGCTGTGCGAACAGGTACAACCAGATATCGTCCTTATGGATCTGGCGATGCCTGGCATCGATGGAGTCGCCACAACGCGGGCGATCCGCAAGGCCCTGCCCGACACACACGTTATCGTGTTAACCGGCGTTCGTGAAAAGTCGATGATTCAATCAGCTCTCCAGGCGGGCGCGATTGGCTATCTACTCAAGAACGTGTCGGTTTCGGCGCTCGTGAACACGATCCAGTCCGTATACAACACTGGATCGTCCGGCCTGATGCGCCAGGGGCTTGAAAGCCCGCTGTAG
- a CDS encoding hydrogenase maturation protease, giving the protein MSQPSWHSALIQTLNRLAQNNNRVPRVAVIGMGHELNGDDAAGPVIARALMERAAGLDRLLVIDAGPAPENTTGALRRFGPDLVLMVDAAQMGEPPGTVRWLDWEQTTGVSASTHSLPPHVLARYMVSEFGCHVALIGMQPFANQIDAPLTPRMQAVMERVIAGLADALID; this is encoded by the coding sequence ATGTCGCAGCCGTCCTGGCACAGCGCGCTGATCCAGACGCTGAACCGGCTGGCTCAGAATAACAACCGCGTGCCCCGTGTCGCCGTGATCGGCATGGGGCACGAACTGAACGGAGACGACGCAGCCGGACCGGTCATAGCGCGGGCGCTGATGGAGCGCGCCGCCGGACTGGACCGGCTGTTGGTGATCGATGCGGGTCCTGCGCCGGAAAACACGACCGGCGCGCTGCGCCGCTTTGGGCCGGATCTGGTGCTGATGGTCGATGCGGCGCAAATGGGTGAGCCGCCAGGGACGGTGCGCTGGCTCGACTGGGAGCAGACGACCGGCGTCAGCGCCTCGACGCACTCCCTGCCGCCACACGTGCTTGCACGCTACATGGTGTCCGAGTTCGGCTGCCACGTCGCGCTGATCGGCATGCAACCGTTCGCCAACCAGATCGACGCGCCGCTGACGCCCCGCATGCAGGCCGTCATGGAGCGCGTGATCGCCGGGCTGGCGGACGCGCTCATCGATTAG
- a CDS encoding GAF domain-containing protein: MSFRLSIRSKLALTLLALTVLTVGISVALSLHRLSLYINDQAIDELLDDRQSVQLIIRLHQKDSRADAAALALRGDLQRAVAEGDHQAIQRIIDQYRLQQGSDTITITDPDGLVLARAHDPERYGDSVTSRSVVEWSLQGKTVETLEYVEGDAIYAVGGVPLVDNDAPEALLGAIVVGQALDQVFVDDLKASTGEDVSLIVGGRRLFTTLDVNSSDAVLQTDITQHSTIDIGGSAYHTVYGPLRGQSAVESVGTIEIAKSNASIQKTIRDIIGGVIALMSAVGLVAVGLAIWFSSRLTRPLSRLTEAAQSVGQSSIATRVDVHSGDELEVLADAFNRMSEDIQRTQAERELRARQQAALAELGQKALDGTDLRTLMDSAVEMTSYYLNVEYGKVLELLPGTETLRMVAGVGWHEGTVGHAMIDVSEDSQVGQTLISVEPVVILDALNETRFKIPALLSEHGVKSGVSVAINSGQQVYGILGAHTTHQRTYSDDEIHFLQSVANVLAAAIESVRGELALKESETRYRQLIELSPEMIVVYDDEKVLYTNQAGADLLKVPQLSQIIGKPGLDVSQAIRSTQERPTTLEMQRNRRHVVEGHLARHDGETMYFEVTSAPITYVGQPAQQAIVRDVTTRKRAEEQLRHYTARLEAFHEIDRAILAARSPEEIAAAALIKLRELVPSASASVTLFDLEAQTAQALAVSADSPTFDVGDQLTLDHFTGLEKLQQGEHVLFTRTGKPDGNGHQGTLSRLFDGLSTSISMPLLYQDSLIGSINLGMEDGNKIEGQHIEIVQEVANQLAVAIQQARLHERVHMANIQLEQRVSERTAELVVANKLLKREIREHRRTEQAEREQRTLAEALRDTSAAFNRTLDLEEVIERILGQLGHVVPHDVANIMLVERGRARIAGSHGHNEYMPDPDLLTRTYTISDHPNLNRMAITRQPLAIPDTDSADTGEWAAWPGDTWLRSYAGAPIHWNEEIIGFINLESATSGFFSITHAERLAAFADQASIAIRNAQLFSQAQELATLQERQRLAHELHDAVSQTLWSASLIADVLPTMWEANPDKGREKLARLKQLTRGALAEMRTLLLELRPTALVEVGIDDLLRQQAEAIASRTRAEINLDTDEDCGLPADLQMVFYRIAQESLNNIMKHAMATRIDVELRCTPNAVTLSITDDGQGFNPEEIPAGHFGVGIMKERATAVGAECTVTSTKGQGTHVCVSWARN; this comes from the coding sequence ATGTCTTTTCGCCTTAGTATTCGCAGCAAGCTCGCGCTCACGCTCCTGGCCCTGACCGTGCTGACCGTCGGCATCAGCGTCGCGCTCAGCCTGCACCGCCTGAGCCTGTACATTAACGATCAGGCCATCGACGAACTGCTCGACGACCGGCAGTCGGTGCAGTTGATCATCCGTCTGCATCAAAAGGACTCGCGCGCCGACGCCGCTGCCCTGGCGCTGCGCGGCGATTTGCAGCGCGCGGTCGCCGAGGGCGATCATCAGGCGATCCAGCGCATCATCGACCAGTACCGGCTCCAGCAAGGCTCCGACACGATCACCATCACCGACCCGGACGGCCTCGTGCTGGCGCGCGCCCACGACCCGGAGCGCTATGGCGACAGCGTCACCAGCCGCAGCGTGGTCGAGTGGTCGCTGCAGGGCAAGACGGTCGAGACGCTCGAATACGTCGAAGGTGACGCGATTTACGCCGTCGGCGGCGTGCCACTCGTGGACAACGACGCGCCCGAAGCGCTGTTGGGGGCCATCGTCGTCGGGCAGGCGCTCGATCAGGTGTTTGTGGACGACCTCAAAGCCTCGACTGGCGAGGACGTGTCCCTGATCGTCGGCGGCAGGCGGCTCTTTACGACGCTTGACGTCAACAGCAGCGATGCCGTGCTCCAAACCGACATCACGCAGCACTCCACGATCGACATCGGCGGCAGCGCCTATCACACGGTGTACGGGCCGCTGCGCGGGCAAAGCGCCGTCGAGTCGGTCGGTACGATCGAAATCGCGAAGTCGAACGCCTCGATCCAGAAGACCATCCGCGACATCATCGGCGGGGTGATCGCGCTGATGAGCGCCGTAGGTCTGGTCGCGGTCGGGCTGGCAATCTGGTTCTCGTCGCGCCTGACGCGCCCGCTCAGCCGCCTGACCGAAGCGGCACAGTCCGTGGGCCAGAGCAGCATCGCCACGCGCGTGGACGTGCACAGCGGCGACGAGCTGGAAGTGCTGGCGGACGCCTTCAACCGCATGTCCGAAGACATCCAACGCACCCAAGCCGAGCGTGAGCTGCGTGCCCGGCAGCAGGCGGCGCTGGCCGAGCTGGGCCAAAAAGCGCTGGACGGAACCGATCTGCGCACGCTGATGGACAGCGCGGTGGAAATGACCAGCTACTACCTGAACGTGGAATATGGCAAGGTGCTGGAACTGCTGCCTGGCACAGAAACGCTGCGCATGGTTGCGGGCGTGGGATGGCACGAAGGGACGGTCGGGCACGCGATGATCGACGTCAGCGAGGACTCGCAGGTGGGCCAAACCCTGATCTCGGTCGAACCGGTGGTCATCCTCGATGCGCTCAACGAGACGCGCTTCAAGATCCCGGCACTGCTGAGCGAGCACGGCGTCAAAAGCGGCGTGAGCGTGGCGATCAACAGCGGCCAGCAGGTCTACGGCATCCTTGGCGCGCATACCACCCACCAGCGCACTTATTCGGACGACGAGATTCACTTCCTGCAATCAGTCGCCAACGTGCTGGCCGCCGCCATCGAAAGTGTGCGCGGCGAGCTGGCGCTCAAGGAAAGTGAAACGCGCTACCGCCAGTTGATCGAGCTGTCGCCGGAAATGATCGTGGTCTACGACGACGAGAAGGTGCTCTACACCAATCAGGCGGGGGCCGATCTGCTCAAAGTCCCGCAGCTCTCCCAGATCATCGGCAAGCCCGGTCTCGACGTCAGCCAGGCGATTCGCAGCACGCAGGAACGCCCCACCACGCTTGAGATGCAGCGCAACCGCAGGCATGTCGTCGAAGGCCACCTCGCCAGACACGACGGCGAAACGATGTACTTTGAGGTAACCTCCGCGCCCATCACCTACGTGGGCCAGCCCGCGCAGCAAGCAATCGTGCGCGACGTCACCACGCGCAAACGCGCCGAAGAACAACTCCGGCATTACACGGCCCGGCTGGAAGCCTTCCACGAGATCGACCGGGCGATCCTCGCTGCGCGATCCCCGGAAGAGATCGCTGCCGCTGCCCTGATCAAGCTGCGCGAGTTGGTGCCCAGCGCCAGCGCCAGCGTCACATTGTTCGACCTGGAGGCCCAGACCGCGCAAGCGCTCGCCGTCAGCGCCGACAGCCCGACATTCGACGTAGGCGACCAGCTCACCCTGGATCACTTCACCGGCCTGGAAAAGCTCCAGCAGGGCGAGCATGTCCTGTTCACCCGGACCGGCAAACCGGACGGCAACGGCCACCAGGGCACGCTGTCCCGATTGTTCGACGGGCTGAGCACGTCGATCAGCATGCCCCTGCTCTACCAGGACTCGCTGATCGGCTCGATCAACCTCGGCATGGAGGACGGGAACAAGATCGAGGGCCAGCACATTGAAATCGTGCAGGAAGTCGCCAACCAGCTCGCCGTCGCCATCCAGCAGGCGCGGTTACACGAGCGCGTCCACATGGCCAACATCCAGCTTGAGCAGCGTGTCTCGGAACGCACCGCCGAGTTGGTCGTCGCCAACAAGCTGCTGAAGCGCGAGATCCGCGAGCACCGCCGCACCGAACAGGCCGAGCGCGAGCAGCGCACGCTGGCCGAAGCCCTGCGTGACACCAGCGCCGCCTTCAACCGCACGCTGGACCTGGAAGAGGTGATCGAGCGCATCCTGGGGCAGCTCGGACACGTGGTGCCGCACGACGTAGCGAATATCATGCTGGTCGAGCGCGGACGCGCGCGTATCGCGGGTAGCCACGGCCACAACGAGTACATGCCCGACCCCGATCTGCTGACGCGGACGTACACTATCAGCGACCACCCCAACCTGAACCGCATGGCGATTACGCGCCAGCCGCTCGCTATCCCCGACACCGACAGCGCCGATACCGGTGAGTGGGCGGCGTGGCCGGGCGACACGTGGCTGCGGTCGTACGCGGGTGCACCGATCCACTGGAACGAGGAGATTATCGGGTTCATTAATCTGGAAAGCGCAACATCCGGCTTCTTCTCCATCACTCACGCCGAACGTTTGGCGGCCTTCGCAGATCAGGCGTCGATCGCGATCCGCAACGCGCAGTTGTTCTCTCAGGCGCAGGAGCTGGCCACGCTGCAAGAACGCCAGCGGCTGGCGCACGAGTTGCACGACGCCGTCAGCCAGACGCTGTGGTCCGCCAGCCTGATTGCGGACGTGCTGCCCACGATGTGGGAAGCCAACCCCGACAAGGGACGCGAAAAGCTGGCGCGCCTCAAGCAGCTCACCCGCGGCGCGCTGGCGGAGATGCGCACCCTGCTGCTGGAACTGCGACCAACGGCATTGGTGGAGGTGGGCATCGACGATCTGCTGCGCCAACAGGCCGAAGCCATCGCCAGCCGGACCCGCGCTGAGATCAATCTGGACACGGACGAAGACTGCGGCCTGCCCGCCGATCTACAAATGGTGTTTTACCGCATTGCCCAGGAATCGCTGAACAATATCATGAAGCACGCGATGGCCACGCGTATCGACGTCGAGCTGCGCTGCACCCCGAACGCCGTGACGCTGTCCATCACCGACGATGGCCAGGGCTTCAATCCGGAGGAAATTCCCGCCGGGCACTTCGGGGTGGGTATAATGAAAGAAAGAGCAACGGCTGTGGGCGCTGAATGCACCGTCACCAGCACGAAGGGTCAGGGGACCCACGTGTGCGTATCCTGGGCCAGAAACTAG
- the zwf gene encoding glucose-6-phosphate dehydrogenase, whose amino-acid sequence MKSSSAGTPTSIVIFGASGDLTERKLIPALYTLHRTGRLPGPLNVVGISRTTFSHEAFRDHLCEFATEVLEEDCNNDTWNDFAQHVYYHVGNSKEAGDYAKLDEFLQSLEKGPANRLYYLSVAPSLYMPIVKNLGKQDMAREKDGCWRNIVVEKPFGHDLESAQELNDVIHHVFDEHQIYRIDHYLGKETAQNILFFRFANTIWEPVWNRNYVDHVQITVLEEVAVGHRAGYYDHAGVLRDMFQNHLLQLLALVAMEPPASFNADALRNEKVKVLSAIRPIQPKDTVRARYEGYLQEPGVAQDSMTATYGALKLFVDNWRWQGVPFYLRSGKATNTRSSEVVIQFKSPPHMMFNQLTNDGSFKPNTLSLCIQPDEGIHLQFEAKVPGSHQETRSVDMDFHYLESFGTGSLPDAYVRLLLDALNGDAALFTRSDEIEMAWRLIEPVLDAWEQDNTPRLAIYPRGTLGPIEADEFLSRDGRGWHAGCEDHA is encoded by the coding sequence ATGAAATCCTCATCTGCCGGAACGCCGACGAGCATCGTGATCTTTGGCGCATCGGGCGACCTGACCGAGCGCAAGCTGATCCCGGCGCTATATACGCTGCACCGCACGGGGCGCCTGCCGGGGCCGCTGAATGTCGTCGGTATCTCGCGCACGACCTTTTCTCACGAGGCGTTCCGCGATCACCTGTGCGAGTTCGCGACCGAGGTGCTGGAAGAGGACTGCAACAACGACACCTGGAACGACTTCGCCCAGCACGTCTACTATCATGTCGGGAACTCGAAAGAGGCCGGCGATTACGCCAAGCTCGACGAGTTCCTGCAATCACTCGAAAAGGGCCCGGCCAACCGGCTCTACTACCTCTCGGTTGCGCCCAGTCTGTACATGCCCATCGTCAAGAACCTGGGCAAGCAGGACATGGCACGCGAGAAGGATGGCTGCTGGCGCAACATCGTCGTCGAAAAGCCGTTCGGGCACGATCTTGAGTCCGCGCAGGAACTCAACGACGTGATCCACCACGTCTTCGACGAGCACCAGATCTACCGCATCGACCATTACCTGGGCAAAGAGACGGCACAGAACATTCTGTTTTTCCGCTTTGCCAACACGATCTGGGAGCCGGTCTGGAACCGCAACTACGTCGATCACGTGCAGATCACGGTGCTCGAAGAGGTGGCGGTCGGGCATCGCGCCGGGTACTACGACCACGCGGGCGTACTGCGCGACATGTTCCAGAATCACCTGCTGCAGCTGCTGGCGCTGGTGGCGATGGAGCCGCCCGCGTCGTTCAACGCCGACGCGCTGCGTAACGAGAAGGTCAAGGTGCTCAGCGCGATCCGGCCCATCCAGCCGAAAGACACCGTGCGGGCGCGCTATGAGGGCTACTTACAGGAGCCGGGCGTCGCGCAGGACTCGATGACGGCCACCTATGGTGCGCTGAAGCTGTTTGTGGACAACTGGCGCTGGCAGGGTGTGCCCTTTTACCTGCGCTCCGGCAAGGCGACCAACACCCGCTCCAGCGAGGTGGTGATCCAGTTCAAGTCGCCGCCGCACATGATGTTTAATCAGCTCACCAACGATGGCAGCTTCAAGCCCAACACGCTGTCGCTGTGCATCCAGCCGGACGAGGGGATTCACCTCCAATTTGAGGCGAAGGTACCGGGGTCGCACCAGGAGACGCGCTCGGTGGATATGGACTTCCACTACCTCGAGTCGTTCGGGACCGGCTCCCTGCCGGACGCGTACGTGCGCCTGCTGCTCGACGCGCTCAACGGCGACGCGGCGCTGTTCACCCGCAGCGACGAGATCGAAATGGCGTGGAGGCTGATCGAGCCGGTGCTCGACGCGTGGGAACAGGACAACACGCCGCGCTTGGCGATCTACCCGCGCGGCACGCTTGGCCCCATCGAGGCGGATGAGTTCCTCAGCCGCGATGGCCGGGGGTGGCACGCGGGCTGCGAAGACCATGCATGA
- a CDS encoding response regulator: MSSDATIRVMIVDDHTIVREGLATLLDVFPDLELVAEASNGLEAIRICGEHMPDVVLMDMLMPEMDGISATQEIRKQFPDVQVLALTSFNEKHYVTGAIEAGAIGYLLKDIEANSLATAIRAAKKGEPTLSPEATRVLIHATTQPAPPGHDLTERELEVLALVVKGLNNAQIAAMLTVSPSTVKNHVSSILSKLGVATRTEAAALAIQKQIIQMT, encoded by the coding sequence ATGAGCAGTGATGCCACGATTCGAGTCATGATTGTCGACGATCACACGATTGTGCGGGAAGGGCTGGCCACCCTGTTGGACGTGTTTCCAGATCTGGAACTGGTTGCCGAGGCCAGCAACGGCCTGGAAGCCATCCGGATCTGCGGCGAGCACATGCCGGATGTCGTCTTGATGGACATGCTGATGCCAGAGATGGACGGAATCAGCGCCACCCAGGAGATCCGCAAACAGTTCCCCGACGTGCAAGTGCTGGCGCTGACGAGCTTCAACGAGAAACATTACGTCACCGGCGCCATCGAGGCTGGGGCGATCGGCTATCTGCTGAAGGACATCGAGGCCAACAGCCTGGCAACCGCGATCCGGGCTGCCAAGAAAGGCGAACCAACGCTTTCGCCAGAGGCAACGCGCGTGCTCATTCACGCGACTACTCAGCCCGCGCCTCCCGGCCACGACCTGACCGAGCGCGAGCTGGAAGTGCTGGCCCTGGTGGTCAAGGGCCTAAACAACGCGCAGATCGCCGCCATGCTCACCGTCAGCCCCTCGACCGTGAAGAATCATGTCAGCAGCATCCTGTCGAAGCTAGGCGTGGCGACGCGCACTGAGGCCGCCGCACTGGCAATCCAGAAGCAAATTATCCAAATGACCTAA
- the bmt gene encoding betaine--homocysteine S-methyltransferase, whose product MRTTLNDLLSDGQPVVADGGMGTMLFAKGLERGSAPEVWNVERPDDVRSIHRGYIEAGAQIVLTNTFGGNAIRLGMHGLADRAHELNCAGAQLARQEADAAAQPVVVGGSMGPTGQMLEPLGDLTFDDAAAVFEAQASALVEGGVDVLWIETMADLEEVRAAVEGARRAAPELPLVATMTFDTRGRTMMGVTPERAVETLSAYNVIALGANCGNGPDELEAVIGKMHAADPAVSLIAKANAGLPHMEDGQAVYDASPDVMNAYAARVRTLGARIVGACCGSTPDHIRAIAEALRT is encoded by the coding sequence ATGCGGACGACGCTGAATGACTTGTTGAGTGACGGCCAGCCGGTTGTGGCGGATGGCGGTATGGGCACCATGCTGTTCGCCAAGGGGCTGGAACGCGGGTCTGCGCCGGAGGTGTGGAACGTCGAGCGTCCCGACGACGTGCGCAGCATCCATCGCGGGTACATTGAGGCAGGCGCGCAGATCGTCCTGACCAACACCTTTGGCGGCAACGCGATCCGGTTGGGCATGCACGGATTGGCCGATCGCGCGCACGAGCTGAACTGTGCTGGGGCACAGTTGGCGCGCCAGGAAGCGGACGCCGCCGCGCAGCCGGTGGTGGTCGGCGGATCGATGGGACCGACCGGGCAGATGCTGGAGCCGCTGGGCGACCTGACGTTCGACGACGCGGCTGCCGTGTTCGAAGCGCAGGCCTCGGCACTGGTCGAAGGCGGGGTCGATGTGCTATGGATCGAGACGATGGCCGATCTCGAAGAAGTGCGCGCCGCCGTGGAAGGCGCTCGCCGCGCCGCGCCGGAGTTGCCGCTGGTGGCGACCATGACCTTTGACACGCGCGGGCGCACCATGATGGGCGTTACACCCGAACGCGCCGTAGAGACGCTGAGCGCGTATAACGTCATCGCGCTGGGCGCAAACTGCGGCAATGGGCCGGACGAGCTTGAAGCGGTGATCGGCAAAATGCACGCAGCGGACCCGGCGGTGAGCCTGATCGCCAAAGCCAACGCGGGGCTGCCGCACATGGAAGACGGGCAGGCAGTCTACGACGCCTCGCCGGACGTGATGAACGCCTATGCGGCACGGGTGCGCACCCTGGGCGCGCGCATTGTCGGCGCGTGCTGCGGCAGCACGCCGGATCACATCCGGGCGATTGCCGAGGCGCTGCGCACGTAA
- a CDS encoding DNA topoisomerase IB produces MTNSDQNSIALENAIVTDPVEAAKAARLRHVSDEVPGLRRKKIGRGFSYRNANGERITEPATLHRIKSLVIPPAWTEVWICPSPDGHIQATGRDEKGRKQYIYHPRWHEIRNETKFNRMILFAEKLPGIRERTDHDLRKRGLPREKVLAAVVRLLESTLIRIGNAEYARRNASFGLTTLRDRHVTISGTVIEFEFSGKSGKQHDVVLHDRRLARVVQQCKDIPGYELFQYLDDDGNRQSIDSGDVNDYLRDITGEDISAKDFRTWGGTVRAVRVLMEMGPTGDEAEAQRNVTAVVKQVAEELGNTPSVCRSYYIHPAVLDCYPTGRMAEIIEQVHSEQPDSPYALDADETVTAAFLRECALSG; encoded by the coding sequence ATGACGAACAGCGATCAAAACTCCATAGCCCTCGAAAACGCGATCGTCACCGATCCGGTGGAGGCCGCGAAGGCGGCGCGTTTGCGTCACGTCAGCGACGAGGTGCCGGGACTGCGGCGCAAAAAGATCGGGCGCGGCTTTAGCTACCGGAACGCCAACGGCGAGCGTATTACCGAGCCGGCCACCCTGCACCGGATCAAGTCGCTCGTCATCCCGCCCGCGTGGACCGAGGTCTGGATCTGCCCGTCGCCCGATGGCCACATCCAGGCCACGGGCCGCGACGAAAAGGGCCGCAAGCAGTACATCTATCATCCGCGCTGGCACGAGATCCGCAACGAAACCAAGTTCAACCGCATGATCCTCTTTGCGGAGAAATTGCCCGGCATCCGCGAGCGGACCGATCACGACCTGCGCAAGCGCGGCCTCCCGCGCGAAAAGGTGCTGGCCGCCGTCGTGCGCCTGCTGGAATCGACTCTGATCCGCATCGGCAACGCCGAATATGCACGGCGCAATGCGTCGTTTGGCCTGACGACCCTGCGCGACCGCCACGTGACCATTTCCGGCACGGTAATCGAGTTCGAGTTCAGCGGCAAGAGCGGCAAGCAGCACGACGTCGTGCTGCACGACCGCCGCCTGGCGCGCGTGGTCCAGCAGTGCAAGGACATCCCCGGCTACGAGCTGTTCCAGTACCTGGACGACGACGGGAACCGTCAGAGCATCGATTCCGGCGACGTGAACGACTACCTGCGCGATATCACCGGCGAGGACATCAGCGCCAAGGACTTCCGCACGTGGGGCGGCACGGTGCGCGCCGTGCGCGTGCTGATGGAGATGGGGCCGACCGGCGACGAAGCCGAGGCACAGCGCAACGTGACAGCGGTCGTCAAGCAGGTCGCAGAGGAGCTGGGTAACACGCCCTCCGTCTGCCGCAGCTACTACATCCATCCCGCCGTGCTCGACTGCTACCCAACTGGACGGATGGCGGAGATCATCGAGCAGGTGCACTCGGAGCAGCCGGATTCCCCCTACGCGCTGGACGCCGACGAGACGGTTACCGCTGCGTTCCTGCGTGAATGCGCGCTCTCCGGCTGA
- the pgl gene encoding 6-phosphogluconolactonase, with product MSSSAAMAGGGTRAAKTMHENVEVHADNSALAEAVAGQIITQAWGAIAARARFSIGLSGGSTPRGLFEMLAQKPYAARLDWSKVHVFWGDERCVPPDDPDSNYGMAREALLKHVPLPDDNVHRVPGELPPAEAAAQYEQMLRRFFDEQKPRFDLLLQGMGDDGHTASLFPHTKALRERKRWVIPNYVPRLDAWRITLTVTAINAARSVIFMVSGPGKAQALHDVLEGPHQPETLPSQFVAPPNGQVTWMVDEAAASLLRRH from the coding sequence ATGAGTTCCTCAGCCGCGATGGCCGGGGGTGGCACGCGGGCTGCGAAGACCATGCATGAGAACGTCGAGGTCCACGCCGACAACTCGGCGCTGGCCGAGGCCGTCGCCGGGCAGATCATCACGCAAGCGTGGGGCGCGATCGCGGCGCGGGCGCGCTTCAGCATCGGGCTGTCCGGGGGATCGACGCCGCGCGGGCTGTTCGAGATGCTGGCCCAGAAGCCGTATGCGGCCCGCCTGGACTGGAGCAAGGTACACGTCTTCTGGGGCGACGAGCGCTGCGTGCCGCCCGACGATCCCGACAGCAACTACGGCATGGCGCGCGAGGCACTGCTGAAGCACGTCCCGCTGCCGGACGACAACGTGCACCGTGTACCGGGCGAACTGCCTCCGGCGGAGGCGGCGGCCCAGTACGAGCAAATGCTGCGGCGCTTCTTCGACGAGCAGAAGCCGCGCTTCGACCTGCTGCTGCAAGGCATGGGCGATGACGGACACACCGCATCGCTGTTCCCACACACAAAGGCTCTGCGCGAGCGCAAGCGCTGGGTGATTCCCAATTACGTGCCGAGGCTGGACGCGTGGCGCATCACGCTGACCGTCACCGCGATCAACGCGGCGCGCAGCGTGATCTTCATGGTCAGCGGGCCGGGTAAAGCGCAGGCGCTGCACGACGTGTTGGAAGGGCCGCACCAGCCGGAGACGCTGCCATCGCAGTTCGTCGCACCGCCCAACGGGCAGGTCACGTGGATGGTAGACGAGGCGGCGGCCTCTCTCCTGCGGCGGCACTAA
- a CDS encoding 4Fe-4S binding protein, whose amino-acid sequence MKLAGMWKDAIDGLVKKPVTERYPFVRLDAPPRLRGRLHWDSTECTGCQLCSKDCPADAIEVITIDKKAKQFVFRYHVDRCTFCAQCVVSCNKNCLSMSSDEWELAGLSRGPMTLTFGDEEHVAAVLAQRADPDAEPAGSE is encoded by the coding sequence ATGAAGCTCGCCGGAATGTGGAAAGACGCCATCGACGGGCTGGTGAAGAAGCCCGTCACAGAGCGCTACCCCTTTGTGCGGCTCGACGCCCCACCTCGCCTGCGCGGGCGGCTGCACTGGGACTCGACGGAGTGTACCGGCTGCCAGTTGTGCAGCAAGGACTGCCCCGCCGATGCCATCGAAGTGATCACCATCGACAAGAAAGCCAAGCAGTTCGTTTTTCGCTACCATGTGGATCGCTGCACGTTCTGCGCGCAGTGCGTGGTGAGTTGCAACAAGAACTGCCTCTCGATGTCCAGCGACGAATGGGAGCTGGCCGGGTTGAGCCGCGGGCCGATGACGCTGACCTTTGGGGATGAAGAACATGTCGCAGCCGTCCTGGCACAGCGCGCTGATCCAGACGCTGAACCGGCTGGCTCAGAATAA